Genomic window (Arachis hypogaea cultivar Tifrunner chromosome 13, arahy.Tifrunner.gnm2.J5K5, whole genome shotgun sequence):
tcgtcctatttaagtccctaacatttcaaaattgactcaatgttgtcctgccgttagggatccgttaacgaaattgacggtgggacaaaattgagacgattttgaaacgttagggacttaaataggacgaaaacgttagggacaaaaacgatacataaaaataaattttaatttaattttatctttcaataatattaattttttactgtacatagtattcaattattttttaattacatctaaataaattacacttaatcacattacttttattttaaataaatttaattttttataattttaaagaagtttaatatattagagacaaaatgtataatttatattttattgtatacgtattatttttttcttttctgcaagtttatatactagtcattctacaaacatttcatgataactaaaaatatttaagagtaaaattataaaaaaattaatttatttaaaatgaaagtaatatgattaagtgtaatttacttagatgtgattaaaaaataattgaatactatgtatagtaaaaaaatgatattattgaaggataaaattaaaatttatttctatgtatctttTTTGTTCCTaacattttcgtcctatttaagtccctaacgtttcaaaattgtctcaattttgtcccgtcgtcaattctgttaacggatccctaacgacaggacaacattgagtcagttttgaaactttggagacttaaataggatgattgaaacgttagggataactttgggacttaccccaaacgttgggtacaaaaacgatactttactcttattcGTAATTGTAGACTCCTTCAACACATTGCAAATATTTTAAGTGGCTGAGTCTGACTATACGATGGTGAAAGTGTAGAAGATGGAAGTTCATGGTAGATTAAAGGAGTCAGagaacaaaattaaagaaattgagATTAAGCTATATGATGGAGTTTAAAGAAGAAGTTACACAAGATAAAATGGATGTATCATCATGGCATTTTTCATTGCCGTTGCTCTTGgattttttttactgcacttcaATCTAATAGgatgtaaaaaattataacttattttgggtattaatattatatgttagATGCACATTAAGGATGGTAACTGAGATGTAAAAATTGTTGGATTTTGATGATGGAAAGATTGTTGTGAGTTAAATTGCAAGTAAGAATGTGATTTATGGTCTTTTAGTATTTTTCACTATTTTGAATTGAAGTgacaatttttttgtgttttgttatTTGAAGTGTGTTTTCATACAATTTCATTGAATCAAGAATAAAGCGAATTCAATAAGCAATGAAAATCTCTAGCTTGAAacacaaatatttaatatatagaaAGTTGCAAACTACTTACGGCATGTAACATCTCACAAAGGCAACACCTACATGCCAATACATAGTATCCCCTGGTAACTAAATAAAGTGTTCAAGTACTAGAAGTTCCAAAATACTTAACCAATACTATGCATAGTTTGCATTCAGACATGAATTACAAAATACTATCCAATTTGATCAATACTATATATCCAAAATACTAGCCATAACTATCTAGTCCTCATTTTTTTGTGGAGCTTTGGAAGGTAGTGCAGTGGAGCCaaattttttaaagtttggtgGTGCTCCGAAGCTTGGTCCCATGATTCCTTGTTTGAGTCCTGGTGTTGGGATGAATTGGAACATCCTAGCTGCTGTGCCAGCACTAGTTGCTGCCTGTGTCTCGAGAGAAATTTCAATGGACTTAGTTGATCTTGTAGCAATCTTGGTTGGGTTAATAGGGCTTGGTTTGTGGGCACAGTGGGTGGAAGTAACGGCCCATGAACTTGAGGTGTCAATGACTTACGAATTGGATGCTTCTTCCTGAATGGAGCAGAAATCTGTGGGCTGTTGATCATATTTTGCAAGACATGATTGCTTGTAGCTGTGGTTGGGTCTAGGGCCGTTGGATTAGGTATAGCTGGGTTTGGTGCAAGTGATCCATTACCATTTTCACTACTATATTCATTGATGTTTTGAgccttttttttttgacaaaacaTAATGTGAATTAGAATCTGAGCATGACATTAAAAATTCAGTTACAATGTTAGGTTTTTCACTACTATTACCTCATTTGTAGGAGTAGACTGTGACACTGAAATTTCTTCTCCTATTTGTTGAAGTGTCATTAGAGTAACATTTCTTGTTAACTtcttatgcttccttgctttggcCTATAATTTTTGCACAATATTAGGTATCCTATTTTAAGTCACACCATAATTTAATAACATAAATGAGTCATAAACTAACCACAGGATCTAGTACTGCAGATGGAGCAGCACCAGATTTAGGTGCAATATTAGCTGGGTTATCACCCTGTAAACGATAATAAGACATTTAGGAGACACACAAATCCCTCATTAAACCATTTCTAAGACACATGAAGCCATCATTAAACCATTTGCAAGACACATAAACCCCTTCAATACTTACATTATAAGACATTTAAATCCCTGTAAATACTAATACTAGCCTAATTATTATACTTTTGATTGTCttgccttcttcttctttggtTGCCAATTGAAATTACTTGAAGCTCCCTTACATGTCTTATAATAGTGACCCTTTTTTTCTCACTTGCTACATGTCATCTCGAAGGCCTTCTTCACTTTGTTCCCTGTTAATTGGCTCTCAAACACAGGATCAATAGTTCTTCTCTTCCTAAGACGACCAGGGGATCTTTTGATGGCAGGTGCCACTAACCTAAAAGCATCTGATGTCTCCCAAAATTCTTCACTATTTACCAAGGTTTTGAAAACCGGACCGGCCTTAACGCTTAAAACCAGTCTGTAAAAAATTGGTGAAAAAATCGGTCAAACCAGTAGTTAACCGGTGAACCGACTGAACCAGTCAGTTTTTTCGAAGGCCCGGTTCTCTCATTCACATCAAAACGGTgccgttttgatttttttttttaaaaaaaaagagaaaacaaaacacGAGAAGACCCCCCAAATACCCCTCTCCCTTCTCGCTCATTCTCAGTCTCACTTTTACTGGCAAAATCCCTAATTTCAAAGGTGGCAGCTTTGGAGAGGAGCAGAAGAATGATCGGAGCCCTCGGAAGCGGCGGAGGAAGGAGGCAGTGGAGCTGTGTCTAAGGTTGATGTGCATGGATTGTTCTCATTGTTTCAGTGTCTCTCTCACTCCCAGTCTCAGCCGCCGCCACTCTTCTCCTCACTGTCTCTGTGCTCGTTGTGAAGCCCGCCTCTGTCCTCGCCGTCGTCGGCTGTCTCTTTCTCATTGTCAAAATTCCTCTGTCTTGgagccatctctctctctctctctctctctctctctctctctctctgtgtgtgtgtatCGAGCACCACGCTCTGCGAAGCGCGAACATACCCGTTCCGCATTGGACTCTTCGCCGTCACCATGAGTTCTTCAATCCTCGTCGTTCCTCAACATCTTCTTCGTGGTCTTCTTTATTTTCACTGACTTTCTCCCTTTTTACTTTAGTTTTTGATTGTTTCCTCTGTTTGTGTGGAATGAGTCATtgattatttgttaattttatttattctgatttctgagttgcttcacttgtttgttgctgttttttttattatcagtTGATAGTGCTATGATGCACTTCACTACATTGTTTATGGAAATTCGTAATCTTCTCCATGTTTCTGTTAATGGAATACAGTGGTAACAGAGTATAGAGAATAAATGTTGAAAACTAGTGATCACATTGTGGAATTCTATATTCTGTAATGTATTCTTCTAATTATCCtcctaattttgatataattttggaTCCTGGATTTTGAATGCTGAATTGAATTTTGGTATAATTTTATAATGCTGAACAGAATTGATATAATTTTGGATTTTAAATTGCCGTAATTCTGAATTTTACTGTAATTGTTGTATTGGCTGAGGTTTTTATTTTGCTCTAATGGCTGAGAAGTTGGGTTTTAATGGGGCAGGGGATAGTTTGTTTTGCACATCTTGAGAAAATGTTGCTATTGAGATTGGTTCATAGCTATTTCTAATTAGTAATTTGGCATTAATTGAGTGAGTTTtgtctaattaaataattattgatattattattgatTGTTGGTGATTGTTGATTGAATATGGATATAGTATTTTATGCCATGATTTCTTTTAGTTATAAATtgtaatatttgaatttgaatgtagaattttaatgatgagatgAGATTTAGTTTAGTTAGTAGGTGggttatgaaattttaaattttattattatatgaatgATTGAAACAATTTAGAAGAATACATTACAGAATATAGAATTCAAATTGTGGAACTAAACATGATGTATCTTTAATTTATGCCATGATTTCACATTGTGGAATTCACATTGTTGCTGATTAAGTTGTAGtatattgtatttttaataattttattttatatttaacgaAACCGGTTTGACCATGGTTCAACCGCGGTTGGACCATTGAACCAATGAACCAGTTACTCGATCGGTTCAATGACCGGTTCGATTGTCGCAACCTTGCTATTTACAGGTTGAATTGTTATACCATAAGTGGCACACATGGCATCCATGGTAAGTCACTCATGCACAAAATCTCCAGGCTTCAAGTTAAGCTTCCACAGCCTAGAGATTACAGCAACTACATGTTTACATGGTATGCCTGCAACAAATTGCCTTATTGGAAATCTCAACATTAATGTAGATAATAGTAACTACAAATTACTAGTACTAGAGAATTACCAGTAAGCTGCCATAGGTTACAAGTGCAGGCCTTTTCCTTTAGATTCATTCCAAGCTTGCTTTGGCGTCTTTGAACCTCAAAGATAACTCTTTCATCATCTCTAGTCCACTCTACTGTCCACTTAGTGCTTCCAGGCTTAATGAATTCATCCAACCTTTGCTGTTGCACAGAGCCAATTTTCCATGATAATTACTTAGCATCTTCTTATGTCCAGCCAGTTTTCTCATTATATAACACCTTGAAGCCTCACACATTGTCAAAATTGGCTTGCTCTTATACTCCACAATCTTAACATTCTAAACCTCACACATATTGTTAGTGATGTTATCAACCTTCGGATAGTGAGAGAATTGACTTTTAGTCCATGCAGATTCACGAAATTTGGAGAGATACTCCCCGGCTGGCTGGTTCACCGATTTCAACTTGTCCATATTTGCACGAAACTCAGGAGTTGTTGTACTCCTTGCACATTGCCACACTAGTCCCTTGGATTGTTTGTCTTTTCATTGCTTAACAAAATATTTCCAGATGTGGAGGACACAGTTCCTGTGATGCGCCCGTGGCATAACTTCTTGAAGAGCAACCTCCAATTCTTTCCACACAATAGGCACACAATCGTTGGATTAATAATTCAGATTGGGTATCAAATAAAAcaacacataaaataaaattcagtATCAACACAATAATTAACACATAAATACTTAACAAACCTTCTGTTGATCAGAAATAAAATTCTAACCAAATTCAGTGCATGAGCTTAGGTTCTCCTGGAAGAGAGTTAGAAACCACCTTCATGTTTCAGTACATTCACTGTCAACCACAACATAAGCAATTACGAAGAAGTGGTTGTTAGCATCTTGAGCCATGACTGAAAGGAGGTGGCCACCAAAATAACCCTTTAGGTGACAGCCATCTAGCCCAATTAAAAGATGACATCCTGCCTTGAATCCACGTTTGCATGCATCCAATGATATGTATAGCTTGTCAAACACAGGTGGTGATTCAGGTTGGGGGATGACATCCACTATAGTTGTTGACTCTGGATTACTCCTATGAAGCTCACACAAGTAATTTCTAACCTCCCTAAATTGCTCCTTTTCATTTCATATAACCTTCTCTCTAGCTGTTTAGGGTGGGTATGGACATTATAGTCCTCTTTCATGTGCTCTAAAGTTTCCTTAGGTGATAGTTACGGCTGTGTGACCAACCTCTTCACTAGCTTGCTTGTAACCCATGATCTACTTTCCATGTTGCTTGTAAGATTTTTACCACAAGTGTGCTCCTTAACATATGTTTTAACTTGAAAACACAGTTCCTGGCTGTTCCAGGAAGTTAGGATTAGCCAAGAACAACCCTTTTCAGCACACTTTGCTCTCACTTTatgcttttcattttttatatactcTAACTCTTTTCCTTCAAAAACAAACATGTCCTTCAATGATTTCTTGAATTGTGCCATAGTGTCAAAAATTTCTCCAACTTCGAAATCCACTTCACCATAACTAGtgtcatcatcaaattcatgaaatttaGGCTTTCTGACTTCATCATCAGAAGAAATTCGAGATTTGAATGCTTCTAATTCATATTGATATGGCTTGTCAATATCAGAATCTACCTCCTGCACTATGGGCTCATCATTGGCCCCTGTTCTAGACACTTCATTTGGACTTTGAACCTCACCCATAATGTCATTACAATTTGGACCCTTGTCTCTAGCATGTTGCCCTTGCCTTGGCCCATTCACAGCCTCATCCCTATCCAAAATATTCTTCTTGTCTTCTCCATATATctcttattattcttcttcttggtTTTAGGAGAtaggccatcatcatcattaacTTTTTTCTTCACAGGTGTCATAGTCTTTTTCTCAGGCGTTGCTCTCTTCTTCTTAGGTGTCATTTTCTTTTTGGGTGTGTCCTTCTTACTCTTGTTCCTGGACCTATTCCTTGAGCTTAACTCCGCACTACTACTGTTGCTGAGTGTCTCATAACCACGTGGGGGAGGCTTATAAGCCTCATATTCAGTGCTCTCATAACCATCATTAGTGGAGGAATCACTCAACTCTACAGGAACATCTCCTGCTTCATTCACAACTGGTTGGCTCACAGGATGATCAAAATACATATATAACTCACCGGTTTTCAAATTTGCTATCTTGTTATCACACATCTGGTTAATTTCTTTGTCACCTTTCAAAATGTGGAGGCTAGACTCTAGGTCAGGGGCAGTGGGGTCTTGCCAATACATAATCTTGTACTCTGTATCCTAGACCTCTGAAAATCTCCTCTAAATCCTTAAAATTAACAAAGTCAATGTCCAACTTGGGGAATCGCTCCACTTTACCATCAAGGTATTAGAGCATTCCATTGTCGTCTCTTTCAAACCACCCCCATGGTGAAACACCGGTATAATTTCAACATACATCTGCAATATATAAAGTTTACTGAGTGTGGcacaaataaattataattaacagACATTAATATACCCAAAACAGACAAAAAAAAGCTTTACTTGAAGTAATAATCCAACCCTAATGAAAGTGACTGTTCTTCACAAATGTAAAATAATACACATATCATACTTTATGGTGGTTCATGAGAAGAATACTTGCTTCAAATAAACAAATGAAGGACCACAATGATGTGGTTTACAAACGGTTGAAGAAACTAGCCTCGAAGAACGGAAGTACGGCTCCGTCAACAACACATCACCACCCGTGTCAGCAAATGCCACGTTACTGCGTAGTTATCTCGTCCTCGCTGGCTCTCCTTCATCGTCGTTTCTGGTGGAAATTCTGACAGTCTCTAAGGTTTATAGTAATTTTATGTGTGAGATGAGGGCAAAGAGTGAGAGTGTGTGATATGTTAGGGAGGGAATGAGGAATGTATCTTAAAATTTGATTCTATGGTGCATCAAAACGGTAACATTTTTTATGATTGTGCAGCGACCTAGTTGTCTCATCAAATTATTTGAATCCACGTTAGAGAGTTACCGTTACACGTAGGATTTCTCGGTTAGATTTCACAGAAGAACTATTATAGGGTCCTTTCGGTCACATGGAGAGAATGGATAAGGGTAGCATTGTTATTGTCTAATGGTCAGTGACGTCAGGTCCTTTTCGTAAATGGTTAGGGACCGGGGTGGAGTTTTACTCTATTAAGAATCACTACAAAACAAACACAATTTTATAGGAGTTTTATAACAGAGATTCTAAAACACTCCTTCAAATTAATTAAGAGAACaagattttttttcttgattttggtTCTTAATTTACAGCAAATTCTAATCTCAAATAACAGGAGTTACAAAACTCCCAAAATTAAAATCTTATTACTCCAAAGCTCTTTACTAATTTcactcttttctttttatttttttacatccCGCCAAATCGAATTCTCATTTTTGCAAAACTGCAAAATTGTTCTCGTCACTTTTCCCAGCCCTATGTTCTTCTCCAGTCACCATCTATCCTTGATCTCAATCCCTATCCTCGTTGACCCAGTCTCAGCTCTCTGTCGGTTTCTCTAGCCTCTACCCTCAACCTCCAGCCTCGACATCCCCGACTCCAGTCTCGTCGCCTCTTCCTTGTCGGCCCGCCATGTCCTCTTGTCTCTTTCTTGTTGGTCTTTTGCGTCCTTATCGCCTCCTCCTCGTTGGTTTCTGTCTCTTATCAACAGATATCAGTTTCAGATGGAGATACTTCAGGTAATAACATTTATTTTGGGTTCTTGGTTTATGATTTTGATTTATGGCTTTCTGATGAGTTTATTCTGATGAGTTTATTATGAGTTTATTATGATGTTGTTTCAGCTTTGATAGTTAACCAATGCTACTTTGTGAACTTGTATGATGGAGTGCAATGGCTTGGGTTAgagtgattttattttattttctattgttattctttttgcttttgttttgGGCTGTTGAACTGTAACTTGACAGCTGTATCCTCGCTTCTTCAAAAGTATAAGATTGATCCAAAACAAATTGGACGCGTGGAAGTTGGTAGTGAAACAGCCATTGATAAAAGCAAATCCATTAAGAACCTTCGTTATGCAACTCTTTGAGGTATCTCTATCTCATTGTCTGTTTTAGTTTTGAGTGTCGACCATAAGAAACAAATAGCATACTAATAGGGACTCACTTTAAAAGATTGTAGACCTTTCTgcttataatatttaaatattaacttaTGTTGAATTTTATAAACATAGAAGCTTGTAATAGCACTCCCTATAGCCCTATCCCTTGCCACTTTTCTcccaattattattttttgaaatatagaTGAGCCAAAATTCAAAAGGATAAAACGGAAGGAAACATATCTGTATGTGCTTATGTGATTCCTGCATCTTATATTAACTCATGTAACAATCAGGAGAGAGGTAATATTGACATCAAAGGTGTTGATTCAACAAATGCATGCTATGGTGGAACAACAACTCTGTTCAATTGCATGAATTGGGTGGAGAGTAGTTCATGGGATGGTCGCTATGGACTTGTCATATGTGCAAATGGCACAGTATGAACTTGAAACTATTTCATGAAAATCCAAGCACTTGTCACTTGTGACTAGTATTTTGTAGAAAAATGATACTAACTTGAAGAAAAATGTGGTTGTGAAAGAACTTAAAATCATAGAAATTCCTAGCTAATGCAAGTTAGATGTATTTCTGACCTTGCAATTTCCTAGAATCACCATTTTATGTTTGAATTGGCTGTGAAATTTTTGTGGCACAACCTCAACTTATAATTCAATTCTATAATCTGCATGTTTATAAGTGAATTTCACCATGTTTTGCTCATTGATAGTACAAAATTAACTTCACAGGACAATATTTTAGAAAGGCAGTATATAGCCAGATTTCTTATTTAAAAGTGTCTTCATGGTTCAGTGCTAATTTAAATTGTTAACTTCACAGGAGATCATGTTCAtagttttaaataattattaacttttttatcGTGAATTTTAATGCTCATTTGTATATTTCTTTTTGTGCAGGAACtgctagtgacaaccaaattggCAATCCTATACTATGTTTGATTaaattggttttatttttttatcaatcctTTGATCTCAATGTAAATTTTATGTCTAATTTTGTGAGAATGACATAGCAGAAGATTGTTTTAAAATCGCTATATTTGATTGGCTTGTTTGATATTATCAATGTTTGAATCTGTTctgacttctttttttttttaaatattgggtCACTAATTTGTGGGGGTTCTAAACTcccgtaattttttttttaaattttggctTACCAAATTGTGAGGGTTTTAAATCGCTACAAAGCTGGAAAAAACTGCCGCTAATTGCAGGGGTCAACAACTGCCGTAATTAAATAGCAGGACACGTAACTGCGTCAATTTTTCGAACCAACATAACACTTTTTACGGGAGTCAAAAACTACTGCAAATTTGAAAAAATGGCCGCaaattagctttttttttttgtagtgaatttAGGAGTAAGAGTTATGATCAAATCATACCTTATGAACAACTCATTAGCAACTACATTCTCATCACCTTGTTCTATCACATATGAAAAATAATCCAACAATTTAGTCCACTTTGCATACCTTTTGTTCAATATCCCTTGAAAAAAGTTTGGAATTAGTTGTCTTTATTTCTTTTCATCCATATTAATGCGTCCATAATTTACCAATGAATCTGCAATTTCTTTATCTAATCCAATAAGAAAGCGTCGCATAAGAACTTCATGACCCTTTTTAACATTAGTCTTGGCCatcaaatatataaatttattgtgGTACTCTTTTACTGATTTGGAACCTTGTTTCAACTTACGAAACTTTTCAAGAAACTCGTTGTGGTATGATGATGGCATAAACCAGTTTCTCATAATTTTCTTCATATTCTCCCAACTGCATATTCGTCTTTTTTCATACCTTCTTGTAGATCTTCCTAACTCATTCCACCAAATATGAGCATCATCGAAAAATCTTGCTTCTACCATCCGAATCTTCTTTTTCCTCTGAAAGGATGTAACGTGGAAAAATTGACTCTACCTTCCTTTtccattcaaaataaatttcaagatCATTCCTCTCTTTAAATGTAGAAATTTTCAACCTAAAACCCTTTCTTGCATATGAAATTCTTTCATCATCGTTATCACAATCTTCAATTCTCATTGTTCCTAATTTGAAAATctaaaaaaggataaaaaggaCCTCACATCGCTCTTCTCACGTGTATCACTCGAATTAGGTCACTCGTATTTATGTAAGAACCAGAGTTTTCACGTAAAATCGTtctaataaaatgataatttttaagTGCCCgaagtagattcaaaatttagaagttttcatttgaaattataaaggtgaaatttgaattcaatagatttttctgagttggaaaatatatCTTTTGcgaaagaattttgtaaaaatgtgtACTGGAGTTTAACCCGACAGTACCGACTCTAGACTGTCCAGTACcgtattttgagaaaaataagattttgaaagttgattttttgttttaaaaggacaaaaatattttagaattgaaaaccgggcactaatcttaaaggttttagcccaaagtgggccaaacggacctaaaacgctaacggattggaccgggACCCAAACTGGGCCCAAGGCACAACATATATAAGTGAGTTAAATGAGCAACTTAGCTCATTTTCACCCTCCAAAAAGAGAGAGAGGCGCGGtttgagagaagagaggagaagaggtgatgttactattcatcatcaccttccgggagccataacttgagctacggaacttcgattgacaagccgtttgcggccacgcgaagctctcaaTGAGGTTTTCATTTCTATCTAATTTTTGCTGGTAAGATTTCAAAAGTCATACCCCAGTTTCCTGCCCTAACTTTCTGCATTTTTggggtttggtttttgagtaagTTTTGTGGTTTTGATTGTTTAGGTGAACTCTAATAGCGagtaattgttggattttacccctaatctcatTGGGTAAGGTAAGTATCTTCAAACTCTTGTGGTTTGATTTTTTGGGTTGGCCATAATGTTGATTCTTGGTATGTTATGTGTATAGCTTGATAGTTGGTGAGTTTTGGAAGTGGTGTTGGTGCTTGAGGCTTGTTGATCTTGTTGGAATCAAGCTTTGGGTGTTTGCGCATAttgggaattggccaaggtatggtttcagttttctttatgtaatatgtaatgttttgtGA
Coding sequences:
- the LOC140177593 gene encoding uncharacterized protein; the protein is MGEVQSPNEVSRTGANDEPIVQEVDSDIDKPYQYELEAFKSRISSDDEVRKPKFHEFDDDTSYGEVDFEVGEIFDTMAQFKKSLKDMFVFEGKELEYIKNEKHKVRAKCAEKGCSWLILTSWNSQELCFQVKTYVKEHTCGKNLTSNMESRSWVTSKLVKRSNPESTTIVDVIPQPESPPVFDKLYISLDACKRGFKAGCHLLIGLDGCHLKGYFGGHLLSVMAQDANNHFFVIAYVVVDSEYKQSKGLVWQCARSTTTPEFRANMDKLKSVNQPAGEYLSKFRESAWTKSQFSHYPKVDNITNNMCEQRLDEFIKPGSTKWTVEWTRDDERVIFEVQRRQSKLGMNLKEKACTCNLWQLTGIPCKHVVAVISRLWKLNLKPGDFVHE